From the Cryptomeria japonica chromosome 2, Sugi_1.0, whole genome shotgun sequence genome, one window contains:
- the LOC131034038 gene encoding uncharacterized protein LOC131034038 produces the protein MRRGRTPVALFFFFLLLFLLHWCPTVQAQTNFIAQTNFSFIHLSGNATVIPDVGIRLTDRAEHVKGRAVYSQPLSIKDETFSFSTTFVFCILPPSDISLAGDGLAFIIAPHPSQNTALDGLYLGLFDNFTSMGHSYNHLFAVEFDIVQNDEFNDINSNHVGVDLNSLISQKSQSAGYWIGNQFLDIDLKSGQNIQAWIDYDHVSKELNVTVAPAGSLRPEIPLISMKNLSLSDILEEEMYVGFSAATGLTIEGNYILAWSFSTNGTAPALNISMLPSLLQGKSKSHKLPLIAGVTTGLVVLLVLAVAAIWFKRKKSRDPVEEWEVEYWPHRFSYRDLATATKGFREEQVIGCGGFGKVYKGVLRSNGLEVAVKCLLRESSEGVKEFIAEISSLGRLQHRNLVQIRGYCRRGKQLFIVYDYMPNGSLEKLMFGIPGGVLRWAQRYRILLDVAAGLLYLHQGWEQRIVHRDIKSSNVLLDLELRGKLGDFGLARLYRHDDNYLSTCVMGTPGYIAPEVGHRGRATPESDVFSFGVLMLEVACGRRPLNPFPDSPQIGLLDWVRELQTNNKVMDAADPKLNGEYQEHEMERVLKLGLQCCNPKPEGRPGMRQVLQILEGEASFISLSLEKGRPSTTIQSSYNCSTDAYYSSSLEGQWKNRSVQGRCSSICSEAPGKDVMFLNEFASSCNEPNIHFFLENTGQTQIFLRYERRFRAKGTSYCNGNIELLLEMIIVNPSLNILSPVEIQLEGLVASPVTCRFRFYRNERVEIYSYVIIIDVIEFYILKCVEFDGKQMIVGLSHTCEIEQTKALESMAAISVLLVFYLLIRPWLPAQAQTTFVFPRLSGLTTTNLSNLYFHGSVVMEPDLIGIRLTNQSEYLTGSVLYSEPVRMKENGSKNATFSFSTTFVFTMAPPPDVSQCAEGLWFIITPNKTHEGGLPGSYLGLFNFTSMGQSYNHLFAVEFDTFRNPELDDIDDNHVGVDLNSLISVESKSAGFWDGNQSVQLDLKGRQNIQAWIDYDHLQEQLNVTIALAGSLRPETPLISQTNLSLPSILDEEMYVGFVAATGRFVQEHYILAWSFTTNGTAPALNASILPFLKDPESDSSNIKSRLAVGIPTAFVVFVVVVVAIVWIRRMNNKDVVEEWEMEYWPHRISYKDLSIATKGFSEKEVLGFGGFGKVYRGILPTNGLQVAVKSIFRESSEGVKEFIAEISSLGRLQHRNLVQIRGYCRRGQKFFIVYDFMENGSLDKMIFRDPCQVLGWAQRYAILKDVGAGLLYLHEEWEQRVVHRDIKSSNVLLDSEFHAKLGDFGLARLYGHDENSQTTRVAGTPGYIAPELVSTGKASTSTDVFSFGVLMLEVACGRRPVDSFFDASQEILLDWVRELYTNRKLMDAADPKLCGNFVEDEMETVLKLGLLCCNPEVEGRPGMRQVVQILEGEVSISASAFPPAFEMSDSGPIDEFSFSESLVMSMHMP, from the exons ATGAGAAGGGGAAGAACTCCTGTggcccttttcttcttcttcctcctcctcttTCTCCTCCATTGGTGCCCAACTGTCCAAGCTCAAACCAATTTCATTGCCCAAACCAATTTCTCTTTCATACATCTCTCTGGAAACGCAACAGTGATCCCCGATGTGGGTATCCGCCTCACCGATCGAGCAGAACATGTTAAGGGTAGAGCTGTATATTCACAACCTCTGAGTATCAAAGATGAAACATTCTCATTCAGCACTACCTTCGTATTCTGCATACTTCCCCCATCAGACATTTCATTGGCCGGAGATGGATTGGCCTTTATCATTGCGCCTCACCCATCTCAAAACACAGCTTTAGATGGTCTCTACCTCGGTCTCTTCGACAATTTTACAAGCATGGGACACTCTTACAATCATCTCTTTGCAGTTGAGTTCGACATCGTACAGAACGATGAATTCAATGATATTAACAGCAACCATGTCGGTGTGGATCTCAACTCTCTCATCTCTCAAAAATCTCAGTCTGCAGGTTACTGGATTGGCAACCAGTTTTTAGACATCGATCTTAAGAGTGGGCAGAATATACAGGCCTGGATTGACTATGATCATGTTTCAAAGGAACTCAATGTAACGGTAGCCCCTGCTGGTTCCCTTCGCCCTGAAATTCCCCTGATATCTATGAAAAACCTAAGTCTgtctgacattcttgaagaagaaaTGTATGTGGGTTTCTCAGCAGCAACAGGATTAACAATTGAAGGCAATTACATCCTGGCCTGGAGCTTCTCTACAAATGGAACGGCACCTGCGTTGAATATATCCATGCTTCCGTCCCTTTTACAGGGGAAATCCAAATCCCACAAATTGCCACTAATAGCCGGAGTTACCACAGGTTTGGTTGTTCTCCTAGTTCTAGCAGTTGCAGCAATATGGTTTAAAAGAAAGAAAAGTAGAGACCCTGTTGAAGAATGGGAGGTGGAGTATTGGCCTCATAGATTTAGTTACAGAGACTTAGCTACTGCAACCAAGGGTTTCAGAGAAGAGCAAGTCATAGGATGTGGAGGCTTCGGCAAGGTTTACAAAGGAGTCCTCCGTAGCAACGGCCTCGAAGTTGCTGTAAAATGTCTCCTCCGAGAGAGCAGCGAAGGAGTGAAGGAATTCATAGCAGAGATTTCAAGTCTGGGGCGTTTACAGCACCGGAATCTTGTGCAGATCAGAGGCTACTGCAGGCGAGGCAAACAGTTATTCATAGTCTATGACTACATGCCCAACGGAAGCCTGGAGAAATTGATGTTTGGTATTCCTGGTGGAGTCCTGCGATGGGCTCAGAGGTATAGAATTCTGTTGGATGTAGCTGCTGGACTGCTGTATCTTCACCAGGGATGGGAACAGAGAATAGTGCACAGGGACATCAAGTCTAGCAATGTTTTGTTGGATTTGGAGCTTCGTGGGAAATTGGGAGATTTCGGACTTGCTCGTTTGTACAGGCATGATGACAACTATTTGAGCACTTGTGTGATGGGAACACCAGGATACATCGCACCAGAAGTAGGACACAGGGGAAGGGCCACTCCCGAATCGGATGTGTTCAGTTTTGGGGTTTTGATGTTGGAGGTTGCATGCGGAAGGCGTCCCCTCAATCCCTTTCCCGATTCCCCTCAAATTGGTTTGTTGGACTGGGTGCGAGAGCTGCAGACCAACAACAAGGTCATGGATGCAGCGGATCCAAAGCTTAATGGCGAATACCAGGAGCATGAAATGGAGAGGGTGCTTAAATTGGGACTGCAATGTTGCAATCCTAAACCGGAAGGCAGACCTGGTATGAGGCAAGTGCTGCAAATTCTTGAAGGGGAAGCATCCTTCATTTCACTTTCACTTGAGAAAGGGAGGCCAAGCACAACAATACAGAGCTCATACAATTGCAGTACAGATGCCTACTATTCCTCTTCCTTAGAGGGAC AATGGAAGAATAGAAGCGTTCAAGGCCGGTGCAGTTCCATTTGTAGTGAAGCTCCAGGCAAGGATGTAATGTTCTTGAACGAATTTGCCAGTAGCTGCAACGAACCCAACATACATTTCTTCCTTGAGAATACCGGGCAGACTCAAATTTTTCTGAGATATGAGAGGCGTTTCCGGGCGAAGGGAACCAGCTACTGCAATGGTAACATTGAGCTGCTCTTGGAGATGATCATAGTCAATCCAAGCTTGAATATTCTGTCTCCCGTTGAGATCCAATTGGAGGGACTGGTTGCCAGCCCAGTAACCTGCAGATTTCGATTCTACAGAAATGAGAGAGTTGAGATCTACTCCTAcgtgattatcattgatgtcatCGAATTCTACATTCTTAAATGTGTCGAATTCGACGGCAAACAGATGATTGTAGGGCTGTCCCATACTTGTGAAATTGAACAAACCAAG GCTTTAGAATCAATGGCTGCCATATCTGTACTCCTTGTATTTTACCTGCTCATCCGCCCATGGTTGCCTGCCCAAGCCCAAACAACTTTCGTCTTTCCCAGACTGAGTGGCTTGACCACTACAAATTTGTCGAACCTGTATTTTCATGGGAGCGTTGTAATGGAACCCGATCTTATAGGCATCCGCCTCACCAATCAATCAGAATACCTTACTGGTAGTGTCTTGTACTCAGAACCTGTGCGTATGAAAGAAAATGGCTCCAAGAATGCAACTTTTTCATTCAGCACCACTTTCGTATTCACCATGGCTCCTCCTCCAGATGTTTCACAATGCGCGGAAGGACTTTGGTTTATCATAACGCCAAACAAAACACATGAGGGAGGCCTACCAGGTTCATACCTTGGTTTGTTCAATTTTACAAGCATGGGACAGTCCTACAATCATCTCTTTGCCGTCGAATTCGACACATTCAGGAACCCAGAGCTCGACGACATCGACGACAATCATGTAGGAGTAGATCTCAACTCTCTCATTTCTGTAGAATCTAAATCTGCAGGTTTCTGGGATGGCAACCAGTCCGTACAATTAGATCTGAAGGGGAGACAGAACATTCAAGCTTGGATTGACTATGATCATCTCCAAGAGCAGCTCAATGTTACCATAGCACTGGCTGGTTCCCTTCGCCCGGAAACGCCTCTCATATCTCAGACGAATTTGAGTCTGCCCAGCATTCTCGACGAAGAAATGTATGTTGGTTTCGTTGCAGCGACAGGAAGATTTGTTCAAGAGCATTACATCCTCGCATGGAGCTTCACCACAAACGGAACAGCACCTGCCTTGAACGCATCTATTCTTCCATTCTTAAAAGACCCAGAATCAGATTCCAGTAACATAAAATCTCGACTTGCTGTCGGCATACCAACAGCTTTCGTTGTTTTCGTAGTAGTCGTGGTTGCAATTGtttggattagaagaatgaatAACAAAGACGTCGTTGAAGAGTGGGAGATGGAGTATTGGCCTCACCGAATCAGCTACAAGGACTTGAGTATTGCAACCAAAGGGTTCTCAGAGAAGGAAGTCTTGGGATTTGGAGGTTTTGGCAAGGTTTACAGAGGAATCCTTCCTACTAATGGCCTCCAAGTTGCTGTGAAATCTATCTTTCGAGAGAGCAGTGAAGGAGTGAAGGAATTCATAGCAGAGATTTCAAGTCTCGGTCGTCTTCAGCACCGGAATCTAGTGCAAATCAGAGGTTACTGCAGGCGGGGACAAAAGTTCTTCATAGTGTATGACTTCATGGAAAATGGAAGCCTGGATAAGATGATATTTAGGGATCCTTGTCAGGTTCTAGGATGGGCTCAAAGATACGCGATTCTAAAGGATGTGGGTGCAGGATTGCTGTATCTTCACGAAGAATGGGAGCAGAGAGTGGTGCACAGAGACATCAAATCTTCCAATGTTTTGTTGGATTCAGAGTTTCATGCAAAGCTGGGGGATTTTGGGCTTGCTCGTCTGTATGGGCATGATGAGAACTCCCAAACAACTCGTGTGGCTGGAACGCCTGGTTACATCGCTCCAGAATTGGTATCCACAGGAAAGGCCAGTACCAGCACGGATGTATTCAGTTTTGGCGTTTTGATGTTGGAGGTTGCGTGTGGAAGACGCCCTGTAGACTCCTTTTTCGATGCTTCTCAAGAAATTTTGTTGGATTGGGTGAGGGAGCTGTACACCAACAGAAAGCTCATGGATGCGGCTGATCCAAAGCTTTGTGGTAATTTTGTTGAAGATGAGATGGAGACTGTGCTGAAATTGGGACTTCTCTGTTGTAATCCTGAAGTAGAAGGAAGACCTGGTATGAGACAAGTGGTTCAAATACTTGAAGGTGAAGTGTCCATTTCAGCCTCTGCTTTTCCTCCTGCATTTGAGATGAGTGATTCAGGTCCTATTGATGAGTTCTCATTTTCTGAGTCCCTGGTTATGTCGATGCATATGCCGTGA
- the LOC131034049 gene encoding L-type lectin-domain containing receptor kinase SIT2 gives MAAISVLLVFYLLLGPWLFAQAQTTFIFPRLTGLTTTNLSNLYFHGSAITGTDLIGIRLTNQSEYLTGSVLYSEPVRMKEDGSKNATFSFSTSFVFAMAPPPDVSQNAEGLWFIITPNKTHDGGLEGSYLGLFNFTSMGQPYNHLFAVEFDTFKNVEFDDINDNHVGVDLNSLISVESKSAGYWAGNQSLQLDLNGRQNIQAWIDYDHLQEQLNVTIAVAGSLRPETPLISQKNLSLPGILKEEMYVGFVAATGKFVQEHYILAWSFTTNGTAPALNASILPFLKDTESDSSNTKFRLIVGVTAAFVVFLVLVVAIVWIRRVNNREVIEEWEVEYWPHRISYKDLSIATKGFSEKQVLGFGGFGKVYKGILPTNGLEVAVKSIFRETSEGVKEFIAEISSLGRLQHRNLVQIRGYCRRGQKFFIVYDLMENGSLDKMIFGDRSQVLGWAQRYEILKDVGAGLLYLHEGWEQRVVHRDIKSSNVLLDSELHAKLGDFGLARLYGHDENSQTTRVAGTPGYIAPELVSTGKASTSTDVFSFGVLMLEVACGRRPIELFSDDSLVALLDWVRELYTNRKLMDAADPKLGGCFDEDEMEIVLKLGLFCSNPEAEGRPGMRQVVQILEGEVSLAASALPPSFEMSDSGPMEGFSLSESLEMP, from the coding sequence ATGGCAGCCATATCTGTCCTCCTTGTATTTTACCTTCTGCTCGGCCCGTGGCTGTTTGCCCAAGCCCAAACAACCTTCATCTTTCCCAGACTGACTGGCTTAACCACTACAAATTTGTCAAACCTGTATTTCCATGGGAGCGCTATAACAGGAACCGACCTTATAGGCATCCGCCTCACCAATCAATCAGAATACCTTACTGGCAGTGTTTTATACTCGGAACCTGTGCGTATGAAAGAGGACGGGTCCAAGAATGCAACTTTTTCATTCAGCACTAGTTTCGTGTTCGCCATGGCTCCTCCTCCAGATGTTTCACAAAACGCCGAAGGACTATGGTTTATCATAACGCCAAACAAAACACATGATGGAGGCCTAGAAGGTTCATACCTTGGTTTGTTCAATTTCACAAGTATGGGACAGCCCTACAATCATCTGTTTGCCGTCGAATTCGACACATTTAAGAATGTAGAATTCGatgacatcaatgataatcacgTAGGAGTAGATCTCAACTCTCTCATTTCTGTAGAATCGAAATCTGCAGGTTACTGGGCTGGCAACCAGTCCCTCCAATTGGATCTCAACGGGAGACAGAATATTCAAGCTTGGATTGACTATGATCATCTCCAAGAGCAGCTCAATGTTACCATTGCAGTAGCTGGTTCCCTTCGCCCGGAAACGCCTCTCATATCTCAGAAAAATTTGAGTCTGCCCGGTATTCTCAAGGAAGAAATGTATGTTGGGTTCGTTGCAGCTACTGGCAAATTCGTTCAAGAACATTACATCCTTGCCTGGAGCTTCACTACAAATGGAACTGCACCGGCCTTGAACGCTTCTATTCTTCCATTCTTAAAAGACACAGAATCAGATTCCAGTAACACAAAATTTCGACTAATAGTCGGCGTAACAGCAGCTTTCGTTGTTTTCCTAGTGCTCGTGGTTGCAATTGTTTGGATTAGAAGAGTAAATAACAGAGAAGTGATTGAAGAGTGGGAGGTGGAGTATTGGCCTCACCGAATTAGCTACAAGGACTTAAGTATTGCAACCAAAGGGTTCTCAGAGAAGCAAGTCTTAGGATTTGGAGGTTTTGGCAAGGTTTACAAAGGAATTCTTCCAACTAACGGCCTCGAAGTTGCTGTGAAGTCTATATTTCGAGAGACCAGTGAAGGAGTGAAGGAATTCATAGCAGAGATTTCAAGTCTCGGTCGTCTCCAGCACCGGAATCTAGTGCAAATCAGAGGTTACTGCAGACGGGGACAAAAATTCTTCATAGTGTATGACTTAATGGAAAATGGAAGCCTAGATAAGATGATATTTGGGGATCGTTCTCAAGTTCTAGGATGGGCTCAAAGGTACGAGATTCTAAAGGATGTGGGTGCTGGATTGTTGTATCTTCACGAAGGATGGGAGCAGAGAGTGGTGCACAGAGACATCAAATCTTCCAACGTTTTGTTGGATTCGGAGCTTCATGCAAAGCTAGGGGATTTTGGGCTTGCTCGTCTGTATGGGCATGATGAGAATTCCCAAACCACTCGTGTAGCTGGAACTCCTGGTTACATCGCTCCAGAATTGGTATCCACAGGAAAGGCCAGTACCAGTACGGATGTATTCAGCTTTGGCGTTTTGATGTTGGAGGTTGCGTGTGGAAGACGCCCTATAGAGTTATTTTCCGATGATTCTCTAGTAGCTTTGTTGGATTGGGTGAGGGAGCTGTACACCAACAGAAAGCTCATGGATGCGGCCGATCCAAAGCTTGGTGGTTGTTTTGATGAAGATGAGATGGAGATTGTGCTGAAATTGGGTCTCTTCTGTTCTAATCCTGAAGCAGAAGGAAGACCTGGTATGAGACAAGTGGTTCAAATACTCGAAGGTGAAGTCTCCCTAGCGGCCTCAGCTCTTCCTCCTTCATTTGAGATGAGTGATTCAGGCCCAATGGAGGGGTTTTCACTTTCTGAGTCCCTGGAGATGCCGTGA
- the LOC131034037 gene encoding L-type lectin-domain containing receptor kinase VII.1-like — protein MAGISVLLVFYLLIRPWLSAQAQTTFVFPRLSGLTTTNLSNLYFHGSTTTEPDLIGIRLTNQSEYLTGTVLYSEPVRMKEDGSKNATLSFSTSFVFAMAPPPDVSQSAEGLWFIVTPNKTHEGGLSGAYLGLFNFTSMGQPYNHLFAVEFDTFRNPEFDDIDDNHVGVDLNSLHSVESKSSGYWAGNQSLQLDLNGRQNIQAWIDYDHLQEQLNVTIALAGSLRPETPLISLTNLSLPNIFEEEMYVGFVAATGKFIQEHYILAWSFTTNGTAPALNASILPFLKDTESNSSNTKSRLIVGVTTAFVFFVVVVVAIVWIRRMNNRDVVEEWEMEYWPHRISYKDLSIATKGFSEKQVLGFGGFGKVYKGILPYNGLQVAVKSIFRETNEGVKEFIAEISSLGRLLHRNLVQIKGYCRWGQKFFIVYDFMENGSLDKMIFGDRSQVLGWTQRYAILKDVGAGLLYLHKGWEQRVVHRDIKSSNVLLDSELHAKLGDFGLARLYGHDENSQTTRVAGTPGYIAPELLSTGKASTSTDVFSFGVLMLEVACGRRPVDLSSDDSQVVLLDWVRKLYANRKLMDAADPKLGGYFVEDEMEIVLKLGLFCSNPEAEGRPGMRQVVQILEGEVSLAASALPPSFEISDSGPIEGFSLPESLEMP, from the coding sequence ATGGCAGGTATATCTGTCCTCCTTGTATTTTACCTGCTCATCCGCCCATGGCTGTCTGCCCAAGCCCAAACAACCTTCGTCTTTCCCAGACTGAGTGGCTTAACCACTACAAATTTGTCAAACCTGTATTTTCATGGCAGCACTACTACAGAGCCCGATCTTATAGGCATCCGCCTCACCAATCAATCAGAATACCTCACTGGTACTGTTTTATATTCGGAACCTGTGCGTATGAAAGAGGACGGATCCAAGAATGCAACTTTATCATTCAGCACTAGTTTCGTATTCGCCATGGCTCCTCCTCCAGATGTTTCACAAAGTGCTGAAGGACTGTGGTTTATCGTAACGCCAAACAAAACACATGAGGGAGGCCTTTCAGGTGCATACCTTGGCTTGTTCAATTTTACAAGTATGGGACAGCCCTACAATCATCTCTTTGCGGTCGAATTCGACACATTCAGGAACCCAGAATTCGACGACATCGACGACAATCATGTAGGAGTAGATCTCAACTCTCTCCATTCTGTAGAATCCAAATCTTCAGGTTACTGGGCTGGCAACCAGTCCCTCCAATTGGATCTGAACGGGAGACAGAATATTCAAGCTTGGATTGACTATGATCATCTCCAAGAGCAGCTCAATGTTACCATAGCACTGGCTGGTTCCCTTCGCCCGGAAACGCCTCTCATATCTCTCACCAATTTGAGTCTGCCCAACATTTTCGAGGAAGAAATGTATGTTGGTTTTGTGGCAGCTACCGGCAAATTCATTCAAGAGCATTACATCCTCGCATGGAGCTTCACTACAAATGGAACGGCACCGGCTTTGAACGCATCAATTCTTCCATTCTTAAAAGACACAGAATCCAATTCCAGTAACACAAAATCTCGACTAATAGTCGGCGTAACAACAGCTTTCGTTTTTTTCGTAGTAGTCGTGGTTGCAATTGtttggattagaagaatgaatAACAGAGACGTCGTTGAAGAGTGGGAGATGGAGTATTGGCCTCACCGAATTAGCTACAAGGACTTAAGTATTGCAACCAAAGGGTTCTCAGAGAAGCAAGTCTTGGGATTTGGTGGTTTCGGCAAGGTTTATAAAGGAATTCTTCCATATAACGGCCTCCAAGTTGCTGTGAAGTCTATCTTTCGAGAGACCAATGAAGGAGTGAAGGAATTCATAGCAGAGATTTCAAGTCTCGGTCGTCTCCTGCACCGAAATCTTGTGCAAATCAAAGGTTACTGCAGGTGGGGACAAAAATTCTTCATAGTGTATGATTTCATGGAAAATGGAAGCCTGGATAAGATGATATTTGGGGATCGTTCTCAAGTTCTAGGATGGACTCAAAGGTACGCGATTCTAAAGGATGTGGGTGCAGGATTGCTGTATCTTCACAAAGGATGGGAGCAGAGAGTAGTGCACAGAGACATCAAATCTTCCAACGTTTTGTTGGATTCGGAGCTTCATGCAAAGCTGGGTGATTTTGGGCTTGCTCGTCTGTATGGGCATGATGAGAATTCCCAAACCACTCGTGTAGCTGGAACTCCTGGTTACATCGCTCCAGAATTGCTATCGACAGGAAAGGCCAGTACCAGCACAGATGTATTCAGCTTTGGCGTTTTGATGTTGGAGGTTGCGTGTGGAAGGCGACCTGTGGACTTATCTTCCGATGATTCTCAAGTGGTTTTGTTGGATTGGGTGAGGAAGCTGTATGCCAACAGAAAGCTCATGGATGCGGCCGATCCAAAGCTTGGTGGTTATTTTGTTGAAGATGAGATGGAGATTGTGCTGAAATTGGGTCTCTTCTGTTCTAATCCTGAAGCAGAAGGAAGACCTGGTATGAGACAAGTGGTTCAAATACTCGAAGGTGAAGTCTCCCTTGCGGCCTCAGCTCTTCCTCCTTCATTTGAGATAAGTGATTCAGGCCCAATTGAGGGGTTTTCACTTCCCGAGTCCCTGGAGATGCCGTGA